GATTGAGAGTAAAAGGTGCTCAAAGCTTGGCTAGGAGACTAACTCTTGAATCAACTGctagcaagttagcaactttTGACTGGGCTGATAAGCAGATTGATGAGACTGAGTACGCCGCACCAAGACTGTGTGAGGATTCAACCTTTGAATATATAGGCGACAAACATGGTTCCATTAATGTTAATCAAGATTCTACCAATGTTAAGTTGCAAAATGAGATCTCCAATCTTCAATCAGGAGAGAAGTTGCCTGAAAATATGTCAATTCCAAATAACTTAGATACAGTTTGGTTGAGCTCCCACGTGTTAGAAAAAGTAGGATCAAATCCTGGAATGTTCATTGCACCTGATTCCATGGAGTTGGATGAGCAGCTTGTTGCTGAAATATCAAGGCAGAATGCAGAGAATGTGGAGCAATTAAGGCTTACACCAGATGAGTTATGTATTGGTCTGGACACGCAAATGGCTACTGAAGCTATGCAAGAATTAGTACATGCAAGTCCTCCAAGGGTGGATGCTTGTGTCACTCATCAAGGTTCAAACAACCCACTTTTGAACTCTTCTAATGCATTAAATAATGAGAGTAAATCAAATGGGGCCAGTGTCGAAGTGGCTTTCGTAGATTGTATATGCAAAGAGAAACGCTaaaaaactatgaaatatTCTTCTCTTCGCGACAAAACTTCATGTAGGGTGGCTGCAAAACAAGTTAAGAATCAGCTGAAAACTATTTCTCGACCTCGGGTACGCAAAAGTTTGACGACCAAGAAATTGATGACAAAGGAGTTCTTCAATGACAGtacaaaaatgacaataaatagaaaaactgCAACACCTTCAAGGATCACTCTGCAGCAAGAGGAATATGGAATTGCTGAAAAATGTGGCTCTAAAGAGTTTCATAAACTTAATCGTGCATGTAGCAGGCGTCCAGATGAGACTGCTGATGGTATCAAGTATGACCCCCTGCgaaaggaaaaaagataaGAAGTAGCTTTCGCAAAGGTTTACAAAAAAGAGGTGTCAGTTGGACCTGCCTGAAGAGAAATTCCGGTTCATCTCTTGAAGTGGTTACAGGAACTGTGATACGAACTCACGTGGCGGACCCACAACGAGGGCCATGACGAGGCCGCTTCGAGAAGGCTTGTCACGTTCATTCAAAAAGCCAAGCGGAAGGGGCCTATGAAGACGGAGGAGCCGCCGGTGAAGATCGTGCTGAAAAATGAAGGCCAACCGGGGAAAGAGGTGTTAagattggtatactgaaaaacatatttcgagcatgttgtacggatagaattgcttgtatacaataaattctacaatccacttttaacctaaggcgagaagaagtaattttatcgcattgatgtttgcttgtgcatttataagatgtttttcaaacatttaaatgtataagatgCAAATAAGTCTAATTCTTCATAGTAGACTGGCCGTGAACGAcgttcacagaaggtgacgcagtcggatctttgtagaagagaaatagaatttcacaacctagataggctttggctacctatcgtgaaaggttgcagtgtcagtccgcatgtttccttaccttaggaaataaacgacactggtgtggtatagcactgaaggatctaacagttgagataagtctttcttgctatttaccgaaagacgaggtctcggtgattgttatttcttaatcattgttgacataacattgagcatacgatattgattatgcactactttgatttatcaaatggtgcggaattttcgcaatccaagaatcctgatatcttgggtagtggtgatcaatgtctagaggtgctagtattgttattgaaatgaatcgtgtgctgggtgagtccagtttgataatatcatcaagaggtgtttgaaaaaggttttattattcagaaacctaccggttggaatttattccagaataataaataaagattttgaactagacaacccttggaaaaagattttaattaattaaagtcaaatagcagacttaaattaattaatggatatttatatcttaaacacgagaaataataaattaaagaggatatttatatcttaaacacgagaaataataaattaaagaggtaaagcccggattactcgtaatttgggattggacgggcagtcaatattattttactgtaGTGGCTGATTATAATATTCTGTtggacttgtattaaattggggctcaatttaatATGTAAAAGTCCAACGGGTTtggcccaagtccaacctccatggatctctaatctggcccatcataactctatataaaaggagattagaaagaagattaattaatttttaattgataattttcgtCTGCTCTCTGCAGTGAGCGATTTTTTTCAGTTCTCTCCAGATCTGAAATTCTATCTTCTTTCTAATCAAGCCCTTTTTTATTCTGACAAGCTTTGTCCACCCAAAGGTCATTATCTGAGTtcgggatacagattagaagatttgtggtcgaGTACGAAGATCTTCATGTGGAGAAGGagcaagcaatcgtcgattctttggagaatcagatcggtaaccctaatccgtagaatatcatgaattagggtttaattccttaaagcatgatttatgtgcgttcttgtatgcaattttgattgtttaacatgtggtTAATTGATCCCATAATCAGTCAAATAGATTGgatgcatgatttatttgtttatgcatgacttccgctgtgcaaggggcaccaatccCCAACAAGAGGAAGCCGTAAGTCAAATTTGCACATGCAGCTGGATTCATTAAGTATTCTGCCTATCGAGATAGCGTCCAAATGCTCTGAAAGTGGCACCAATGTCTTTCCCcttgaaagagcttcgcgtgggtaccttgcACGCCTCGATCGGAGTCCGgtggagagagttatggaCGATTTACTAAAGCCGCGCAGAGAAAGGCGGGGTTTTTGCACCCTGAACACCCGGGCGGGGTTTTTGCACCCTGAACACCCGGGCGGGTTTTTTGCACCCTGAAaatcacccgaccgggtgaaaTGGCGAATGGCAAGGAGGAGTCCAGAAAGAACACCCGGACGGGTTTTTTGCACCCCGAaattcacccgaccgggtgaattGTCCGATacttagattttgtgggccaaatttgctatttttggacccttagtataaataccttttgatgtcatttctttttctagaTTTTGGCTGAATTAAAGTTTCTACCCTAGAGAGTTTCCTCTTTGAGGATTGTATCCGAATTCCTTCATTGAAGGTTGCTTGTTTCCATCtttgattgattcaagtagaggtatgcatcaatggagtgtatccattgagtagtggagccaaggAGTGATAGAGCTAATGAAAGTTGTCTAGGTTTGTCTCCATCTTTTTGATTAAGGTCCTATGGTTGTAGCTCTCTTATCTCATCTTTATACACATGCTTTTCATTCCTAATCTACCATCCtttcttgtttagattcaatttttgttggttggatcatctattatcttttgtcttgtgttgataaattaaaaatagcatCAGAAAAATAGTTTGATCAAGCATCATAAATGGGTAATACTTGGAaaatggatcataaaatacatggatccttATCACATTGCAAAAGACAAAGAAAACTCTTAATCGGATGTGGCTAGTACAACTCTCTCACGGTCAAATTCATGGGTTTATCCAAAGGGGAAAAGAACACGTGTGTTCACACCACACCATACAGTTAGCTTAAGAAACcaaagttttgcattttcctCATCTGATATTAATCTGAAAAAGCTGGCTGTAGAGGAAGCAATAGGTAGGGTGGCAAAGCTTATAGTCCATAAGAGGCGGCAGAAAGTGTCATTAGGGAGGGAACATGCAGTAAGTTCTATAAACTTGGCTATTGATTTAAGTTCACCTGTTACTGATAGTGCGGTTCCAGGGAGAGAAGTAAAGATTCCTGTCGAATCTGATTCCAACAAACCAGTAGAGCATAATGAACTGCAAATGATGCCTTAGTTCACATGAAAGTAGACTTATTGTCAAAGGGGTATTCAGCCAAAAGAAAACGATTATCATTGAGCCCCCTTTCAAGATCTCCCCTAATGAAAGAGCTTACGAGATTGGGTTACCCTGATTCAATGCCTGATTTTCTGCCAAAAGattcaagaagaagaagagctaCAGAGAAAGTTTGTGTTTTGTTCAGCCAGAACTTGGACACAAGCAAACTTAAGCAGCAGAAAAAGGTACTTTCTGCTACACAATCAACAGTCAATTGCATATATAACCTGgtattgttgttgttatgAGTTCCATATTCACTAATATATTCATTAATACAGATTGTAACACGATTAGGATTTTCAATCGCATCATGTTCCTCTGATGCAACACATTTTGTAGCTGATAGATTTGTACGGACAAGGAATATGTTGGAAGCCACTAGTCTTGGCAAACATGTGGTGACACATTTAAGGCTTGAGAGCTGCGAACAAGCTGGCTATAATGTTGACGAAAAGAGTTACATCCTCAGAGATgagaaaaaggagaaagaaTTTGGTTTCAACATGCATGTTACACTCATGCGTGGCAGTAAGCATCCACTTTTGAAGGTGATGCATCAATTACATTTTGAAAGAAGCATTAAAGTGAAAATGTGTGCTTTATGAATTTTCTTCCATTGATTTACAAGGCCGCAGAGTCTTGATCACCCCAAATGTGAAACCTGGTCTAGATGTTATAAACAGCTTGGTCAAGGCAGTTCAGGGAGAGGTAAGGGCTGTCACTGCAAAATTCGTTAAGTTGCTATGTTACATCCCATAAGATGAGACATtctaaaatcaaacaattataattaggtCATCAACTATGCAACCAAAACTTCTGGGTTAGAGTGGACCAGGCAGAATATTTCTATCGTTTCTGGTAACTCAAATCTAAAATCACAGTTTAATTAATGTTCCTTAGGTGGTCCAAAGCATACTGAAAGCCAAAAAGGATCAGCTGATTCACAATGATGTATTAATCCTCTCCTTTGTGGAAGATTATACAATTTGCTTACAGTATCTCCACAAAGGTACCAACCTGGCTAAGTctctttttaccattttggctTATTTACCTTTTGATTGATGTACTTGTTCCTGGTTGCTACAGCAATTACTAAACATTAATCTTCGAATTTCGAAATGCAGGAGCTTCCATCTATGACTCAGAGCTTTTGCTGAATGGTATTGTAACCCAGGAACTGCAATATGAGAGGTCagtaaagtaaataatatGTCCAAGAATTTGATActcattttgttttatcaaGACATGTACGGACTTAAAACATCATGGTTCAATGCATCTATAAGTTTCCGtgttgtgttgattttttgttttcacaAACTCCTTTCTTTGTACATATATAGACTTTTCAAAGATAGGAAGAAGAATGGCCATTGATATCAGTCATTCAGGGCAAATGGTGATCGTGTATTATAGTAATATGGAAATGCAATATATCCTAACTCCATATGCCTCAATCCACAGCAGGATCTGATGTGTACCTCTTTTCATGCTTATTAATGGCTAGTTTTCAGTGTTCaattttgtgattatttttttaaataaaaattaactgaTTGAATTATTAactaagaatttttttttcaaaattttaggattttcctttttctttttagtttatacgGAGTGATATTTAGTTATGTTTTATGAGATGATCTGCATTTTCCCAATGTTTACTAAAGTAGAATACCATTCAATTTAAACACGTGATCAATTGCTGATGGTTATTGACTTATTCCTGTGCAGAGGTCAAAATCTCAAAACGATGccaatgttttttttaaaatagaaatgtatTTTTGCCTCTCTTGATTAAGATAAATAATCACGCTTTATTTGGTGAGGGACCTTATTTCCTGCATTACAACGACCTGGTATGGTCTACCCACATGTTCTCTGCTTTAAGCCtttaatatagtcattttcaaatatttaatgaagGATATCGCGCCAACTACATATAGAGGGAGTGTATGcttatatcgtttttattaattggcTTCAATTTGAACTTCTGCAATGAGAATAAGTTTCTATTAAAACTCGTGATATGTAAATGAGAGGAGttatcaattgctaactcatcatttaattgctaactacaattagtTTAAGAccatatgattttagaaaatttatggtctacaatttgccacatgtaattttaatttttattaattaaatcgaaaaagataaaaaaaactatcaaattagggttttggatgaaaatgtcaatatagtgcttcgtaaatatcaatacaatgctttgagaatgttaacacattgcttatatattgacattctacatgtattatattgacatatttttttgattttgtgccgtacgaaaaaattaaaaaattttgattttttttttcaaattttgacgtcggaacatatgcaagtgagatctcgttagaatccttatgaaattatctttaatttgatatatgttgtgcgaaaaaataatttaaatcgagaaagttatatacgttttaaagttatgggatatttttcaaaagttagttacaactaatttcTTGTAAATTAACCTTAATAttgacctttttttttatcatattgacatttcggcgttgatgatctaggcccttaatttgaatatctaatgactattatttagttatagttaacaattaagtgttgagttagcaatataacactccaaTGTACATGAGTTAATAATTGTATTCCAACATATAtgaaatacaaattaatttagagatagtataaaacaattaaataaaattaagcaaTAGTTAACTAATTGatgtaataattgaatttttgaattaatataataataatatagtttctaattttaaaattatattgattttactcaATAAGTTATTATcaagaatataattataataattacattaaaacttaATAAGTTATTAATCGATAACATAATACTAACAATTATAGTTAATACTCATAATTAcactaatatttattaaaattacatgaAGACTTTcttgattagttattagtttaaagcaaatatgaataataatgtgtattattttcataataattcataatttaaataatcacattaaaattatcttaaaaaataatttataacataattaaagaaagtaattaataataagcTATTGCcattaaattatagttatttattattgagtgaactacaaaaatggtccctggactatgggtttatctcgtcCATAGTccttggactttaaaaatatcgtcagtagtccctggactaagggtttatctcgaaattggtccttttggcttttttttgtACGAAAATatcctttgatattattttgggaggtttgggcaatttggtctttttacacttttaacattttaaatctgatattattttagttatgtgctaactttgatattatttcaaatttatcatcctttttcccttttgtcatccttcattttgtttctttatttcaatattagatttaattttacaaaattttaaattttaatttttaaaatcaataattttttttaattataaaaattattaaatagcaaaaattaatagttataataaatatttgatagtgtatagtactatgtaatcaataaggtatgacaacgccttagttttactcaatatttaatagtagctttaatcataaatagattatataacacaatttattctgaaataaatatgcatctaatgtaagactaatataattttcgtttattaatttgaaaacaatcaaaatttactagaaaatttcaacaaaaatactcctatataaaattttaagtaggatcaaatttttagtcaacttcataatatttaatcacaagcaattataacaaccgaacggaggctaaatagaataactcttatttttccatcatgattaataatatttttctgtacttcttcaattcaattgaatattatattaaataacaaatattaatagttttaatcaatatttatagtgtccatgaattaatagttttcattaaaaaaaaattattgatatttaaaaatctaaatattaaatttaattttataaaattaaatctaatattgaaataaaaaaaaaacaaattcagtgaaggataacaaaatggaagaagaatgataattttgaaataatatacataactaaaataatatcggatttaaaatgttaaaagtgtaaaaagaccaaattgtccaaaccccccaaaataatatcaaagggtattttcgtaccaaaaaaagccaaaatgaccaatttagagataaacccttagtccagggactactggcgatatttttaagggtttttggttttttaaaccaaaacatttccccgaattccggtttttcccatgaactatgagatttgtttttaaaatcacgaactttcattttgTTAGAATTTTCCCTCGGCGGGTCAACAACGAAACCCGGGTTGTctacatgtcaattttaatcctatttgtcactaaattgattacttggatcctatttggcacaataatacatacagtcacaattattacataacaaatgacaacttttgaataaataaaacacaactttaacattttgaattatgctattcGGGTAAAAAATGtgctattcgggtcgggttgggaaaatcctaacgaaatgaaagtttgtggttttaaaaacaaatctcatagttcatgggaaaaaccggaattcagagaaaggttttggtttaaaaagccaaaaatcctatttttaaagtccagagactatgggcgagataaacccatagtccagggaccatttttgtagttcactctttattatttattattactattattataattaggtatgAATAGTaatgttaatattaaaattaatattaatatagttgtataaaataataaaaatcatactacgtactataaaatactactcctacctAAATACTTACTAGTTAGTATATGAGAATCTTAAATTTAGGAAAAGAATATCTTAGAAAAAGTTAGAGAAACAGAATTTGGTAAATTTCTTTAAATGGCATTTCGCAAAATCTTTTTGAATTACAATTGAATgtaatattgatatttgtaatgaCCTCTTAGAAAAAAGCGAACAAGTTTTATTTccgttttaagaaatttttgattttgcatTCGGGCCTTTCACGTGCAATCTAGTTGCCCAGCCCACACTAAACAGCCCGAATTCTAATATAAGGCGAAAATTTCTACTCTATtgattttactctctctctctctctctctgcccTCATTCGTGACACCGATTCGGCGGCAAAATCCGCAAACTTTCACGGTAGGTTCTTATATTCATCGTTAATTTTGGTGAATTATCCTTTTTCTTTGATATTTGAGCTACTTCGGATTGGAGAGTGTACAATTGATTAAAAATCTATTTACAAACCAGGTAGTAATATATTTGTCTGGATTGCGGCTATTTTTCATGATATGTTGTTTGATGATTTTTGCAATTCgatgttgattttgttgattgaGAAACCAACTCTGTAATTAGTACCTACATTGTCTCCTTTACGTTTGTCTAGAGGTGATCATAGCGactgaaaaatattttgatgatttagGGTTTAGCTGTAATGCGTTGATATTTCTAGAAAAGGTTGATGGAGTTTGTTGTTTCCGTTGATTTTGAACTGGGTAGAGTGTGAGGTTTGTACAGGGTGGATGTGAATCTGCAGgcatatatatgaattttggTGGAATCCATATTTTGAAGCTGGATATCTGTTGATCTGGACGAGATATAGCTCTTGAACAATTGTGAAACTCATGCCTTCCTATCTTATTTGAAAATCGAGATATCTATGTTGCTAGTTTTTGTTCAGAGTAATGCTGCCGCTCTGAAAAACTGGAAACACAATCTCATTGAAATTTATGCCTCAAATTTGCTTTGCAGTATTGTCATGCAGTGTTTAGTCGCATAATGAGAATGTTTTGCACTGGTTGAATTGAATGTTCTTTTAGTAGCAATACGATTCTTTTTTTCGTCTTCAATTGGcaaaaaacaattatatacGTACTATTTCTTTTGCAGGATCGCATTTGACGTGCAGGTAGGTTAGCCTGTACAAACATGGTGAGGAAAAGCAAGAGAAGAGCTGGTGCAGTCACTAAACCTACTAAAGAAGATTTTGTTACTAGCAAGAGACCGCTGAAAAGGCTGAGAAAAGCTATAATTGATTCTGAAACTACTCCAGAAGAGGTAGTATCGAACAAGAAAATAGTTGAAGATGAAAAGGGCGATGTTGCAAAAGAACCTGTTCCAACTCCTAAAGTGAGGAAGCCTTGTACATGGCTTAAGCTTGACAGGCTTAACCCTGAATTTGGAAGCAAATCTCTTGAGAGTTCTACACAAGGCAAAGAAGCCAAGCCTGCTGCTACAGTCAAATCCCCGGGAAACAATAAGAGTAAGAGAATTGACAAATTTGAAGAGAAACGTCATTCCCATCCGGTGGTTActgatgaagagaaaaatttACATCGCCATAGGAAGGAAGCAGAGCCTTCTGCAGTAGTCAAAACCCCAGGAGACGATAAGAGGAAGggagatgaaaaaaatgaacgaAAAAAAGGTCATTCCCATCCGGTTACTAATGAAAAGCTAAATTCACGTAGTCATGACAGAGAAAAAGACCTTATCAGagaaattgatgaagaagCTGAGAAAGAGCTAGGTGGATTGATTTTTATGTGCAACTCCAAAACCAAACCAGATTGTTTCAAATACCAAATAATGGGTGTGCCAGCACACAAGAAAGAGGTTGTTATGAGCATCAAGCCTGGTCTTAAATTTTTCCTTTATGATTATGATCTCAAGCTCATGTATGGGGTCTTTGAAGCATCATCTGCCGGTGGAATGAAACTTGAGCCAGAAGCTTTTAATGGGGCTTTCCCAGCTCAGGTCGGCCTTGCTCTTATAGATTTACCTTTTTCCACCCTCATAATTTGCATTGTGCTATCtgatttattgtgttttttcttCTGCAGGTCCGTTTCATTGTTCACAAAGCATGCCTTCCACTACCTGAGAGTGTGTTTAAGAAAGCAATCAGAGACAGCTATGATGAAAAGAAACGCAAGTTCCAAACAGAGTTGACAGTAAAGCAAGTACGATTAATAGATTGTTATCCCGAATGTATTACTGAGattcattattttcaaaaagaCTTTGGAACACTAACTTCTTCCGTCTTTCTCTGCAGGTGAAAAATCTGATAGGCGCGTTCAATCCCACCCCCTTGCTGCATCCAAATGGAAAGTCCATGGTCCAAGAACCACctttttattcaaattcacCAGCAACCTCATTTAATGAGGATTACCGGAGGCAAAGACATTTGATTAAGTGTACCAACTCTGATATACAAGGAAAGTCTACCCCTTTGCATCATGACAAAGAATTATCCGGCAACCATGTAATTCATAGCCCAGTTTCAGTACGGGatccactttttctttctgaGCAAGAATACAGAAGTAACGGGCTTCGACATGGCAGACATCACCTGCCAGCAGCTGCAGGCGATGATATCAGCAATTTGTCAGGGACTAAAAAGCTTGATCTTGAACTAAATCATCTACTTAGGAACCCTGTTTCCACGAGTATAGTAGATTCAGCTGTGCAGCAAAGAGAAGTCAATCAACCTGATTCTCTCTACCTTAGTGAAAAGGAGTACCGCATACATGGCCTCCGGGTAGCCCAGCCCCCTGTAGTGCCTAATGCAGCATCTCCCATGATGACAGAACCTCGCAATAATTCATGTGACCCGTATGATGAGGCCACCACCTCATTGGTAAATCGATATCTGTCCATGCCAATGGCAACAGCAGTTCCAGTAGAACCATATCATCCGGTTGGTAGGGAGCGCTATTTCGGTGATCTGAACCACACTAACCAAATGCCGAGCCATCCACCCAGGACATTCCATGATGGACATAGACCTTTACCCCATAATTTTCAAGAGCAATCAGTATTCAACCAAAGGTCATATTCACTGAATGCTTCTTGCGAACCATCAGAGCACAGTCGGGGAGTTGGTCTCCACCATGAAGCTGATCTAATGTCTGCACCAGTCTCCCACCGCTATTCCTTTGCAGGACCTTCTCTATCACAGCGCAGATAAGATTACTTTGCTCTCTTGGATACTTGTTATGCATTCACAAGTCTTTTGCTGCGAGTATCAGTGTCTTCTGGAATTCATCGGAGAAGCGTGGATGATCTGCTTCGACTTTGTTGCATGTTATTAGCTATCTTTCCTTCATTG
The nucleotide sequence above comes from Salvia hispanica cultivar TCC Black 2014 chromosome 5, UniMelb_Shisp_WGS_1.0, whole genome shotgun sequence. Encoded proteins:
- the LOC125191086 gene encoding PAX-interacting protein 1 isoform X1 is translated as MKVDLLSKGYSAKRKRLSLSPLSRSPLMKELTRLGYPDSMPDFLPKDSRRRRATEKVCVLFSQNLDTSKLKQQKKIVTRLGFSIASCSSDATHFVADRFVRTRNMLEATSLGKHVVTHLRLESCEQAGYNVDEKSYILRDEKKEKEFGFNMHVTLMRGSKHPLLKVVQSILKAKKDQLIHNDVLILSFVEDYTICLQYLHKGASIYDSELLLNGIVTQELQYERGQNLKTMPMFFLK
- the LOC125191086 gene encoding PAX-interacting protein 1 isoform X2; its protein translation is MKVDLLSKGYSAKRKRLSLSPLSRSPLMKELTRLGYPDSMPDFLPKDSRRRRATEKVCVLFSQNLDTSKLKQQKKIVTRLGFSIASCSSDATHFVADRFVRTRNMLEATSLGKHVVTHLRLESCEQAGYNVDEKSYILRDEKKEKEFGFNMHVTLMRGSKHPLLKVVQSILKAKKDQLIHNDVLILSFVEDYTICLQYLHKGASIYDSELLLNGIVTQELQYERLFKDRKKNGH
- the LOC125188343 gene encoding uncharacterized protein LOC125188343, with the translated sequence MVRKSKRRAGAVTKPTKEDFVTSKRPLKRLRKAIIDSETTPEEVVSNKKIVEDEKGDVAKEPVPTPKVRKPCTWLKLDRLNPEFGSKSLESSTQGKEAKPAATVKSPGNNKSKRIDKFEEKRHSHPVVTDEEKNLHRHRKEAEPSAVVKTPGDDKRKGDEKNERKKGHSHPVTNEKLNSRSHDREKDLIREIDEEAEKELGGLIFMCNSKTKPDCFKYQIMGVPAHKKEVVMSIKPGLKFFLYDYDLKLMYGVFEASSAGGMKLEPEAFNGAFPAQVRFIVHKACLPLPESVFKKAIRDSYDEKKRKFQTELTVKQVKNLIGAFNPTPLLHPNGKSMVQEPPFYSNSPATSFNEDYRRQRHLIKCTNSDIQGKSTPLHHDKELSGNHVIHSPVSVRDPLFLSEQEYRSNGLRHGRHHLPAAAGDDISNLSGTKKLDLELNHLLRNPVSTSIVDSAVQQREVNQPDSLYLSEKEYRIHGLRVAQPPVVPNAASPMMTEPRNNSCDPYDEATTSLVNRYLSMPMATAVPVEPYHPVGRERYFGDLNHTNQMPSHPPRTFHDGHRPLPHNFQEQSVFNQRSYSLNASCEPSEHSRGVGLHHEADLMSAPVSHRYSFAGPSLSQRR